A region from the Spirochaetota bacterium genome encodes:
- the hisH gene encoding imidazole glycerol phosphate synthase subunit HisH, producing MITVIDYGMGNLRSVVKAVEKYTDRVRISNDPSSIDSSSALIMPGDGAFGKAMENLENMKWIGPLRDFISSGGFFMGICLGYQLLFSSSEEFGYHEGLSIIPGRVVRFNTQGQKVPHMGWNDVNINSKSNFLDGIKSGSYFYFIHSYYPIIDDKDFVLGKVEYGVEFPCIVGHENLIATQFHPEKSHKMGLRIIENFVGMAC from the coding sequence ATGATAACTGTTATTGATTATGGTATGGGCAATTTGAGATCTGTTGTAAAGGCAGTGGAGAAGTATACTGACAGAGTGCGGATATCCAATGATCCATCTTCTATTGATTCATCCTCAGCCCTTATTATGCCAGGGGATGGCGCTTTTGGGAAGGCGATGGAAAACCTGGAAAACATGAAATGGATAGGGCCTTTGAGGGATTTTATTTCCAGTGGTGGTTTTTTTATGGGAATTTGTTTGGGGTATCAGTTATTATTTTCGTCAAGCGAGGAATTTGGATATCATGAGGGGTTGAGTATTATACCTGGCAGGGTTGTCCGTTTCAATACTCAAGGCCAAAAGGTGCCGCATATGGGATGGAATGATGTTAATATAAATAGCAAGTCCAATTTTTTAGATGGAATTAAATCAGGATCTTACTTTTATTTTATTCATAGCTATTATCCTATAATAGATGATAAGGATTTTGTATTGGGAAAGGTTGAGTATGGTGTCGAGTTCCCATGTATTGTGGGACATGAAAATCTAATCGCAACTCAGTTTCATCCGGAGAAGAGTCACAAGATGGGATTAAGGATTATTGAAAATTTTGTAGGGATGGCATGCTAA
- the hisA gene encoding 1-(5-phosphoribosyl)-5-[(5-phosphoribosylamino)methylideneamino]imidazole-4-carboxamide isomerase, giving the protein MLIIPAIDIKNGRGVRLVQGDPNRETVYSDDPVSLARGFEGKGAKLLHVVDLDGAFEGSPVNRDIVVEIAKSISIPIEIGGGIRNIEMVEDYLDNGIERIIIGTALVTGAGEAIIEKYSEYIIVGVDARDSIVATHGWKNVSDISAVDLIKRLQNIGIGEVIYTDISKDGMLGGPNFNSIETILSEVSDLSLIASGGVVSIDDIYKLSEFVNRGLKGCIVGKAIYDGKIDLENAISLFE; this is encoded by the coding sequence ATGCTAATTATTCCAGCAATAGATATTAAGAATGGTAGGGGAGTGAGACTTGTTCAGGGAGATCCTAATAGGGAGACGGTCTATTCAGATGATCCGGTCAGCCTTGCTAGGGGGTTTGAAGGGAAGGGAGCAAAGTTATTGCATGTTGTTGATCTGGATGGGGCCTTTGAGGGGTCTCCTGTGAATAGGGATATTGTAGTTGAAATAGCAAAATCCATTTCTATCCCAATCGAGATTGGAGGAGGGATAAGGAATATAGAAATGGTGGAGGATTATTTAGATAATGGGATTGAGAGGATTATAATTGGAACTGCTCTAGTCACTGGAGCGGGTGAAGCTATTATTGAAAAATATTCTGAATATATTATTGTTGGGGTTGATGCTAGGGATTCCATTGTGGCTACTCATGGATGGAAGAATGTTTCTGATATTTCTGCTGTAGATTTGATAAAAAGGTTGCAAAATATTGGTATTGGAGAGGTAATATATACAGATATATCTAAAGATGGGATGTTAGGTGGACCAAATTTTAATTCAATAGAAACAATTCTCTCCGAGGTGAGTGATTTATCCTTAATCGCATCGGGTGGTGTTGTTTCAATAGATGATATATATAAGCTAAGTGAATTCGTCAATCGAGGTCTAAAGGGGTGTATTGTTGGCAAGGCCATATATGATGGCAAGATTGATTTAGAAAATGCAATATCCCTATTTGAGTAA
- a CDS encoding BamA/TamA family outer membrane protein, with protein sequence MKGVKIFKVYALIFIMFFPYSDLYPFGKNKVNREVFRWNIFKTIHFDIYYPYEMEGLVERAAKFCENGYVHLANSLRHELTEVIPIIIYPSHIDFQENNIIPQIIGEGTGGFTEFMKNRVVVPFTGSYHEFRHVLIHELVHAFQYNIFLYDTHGNALPQFAFRGVPLWVMEGMAEYLSVGYDETADMVMRDILFNEKYATLMDLTNFHIGSPYLLYKEGQAFFSFLEDKYGKYRIGNLLRDIRDMSNIERALRVITDKSLEELSLEWIRYYKKRYFPIIKGKNFDEEEGEQLTFHEKTNSVFNVCPAVSPDGMKIAYLTNRDIYSSISIIALDKKKKKRERKIRSLVLGGRSSRFEGMHLLNNYLSWSRDGKYIVFVSQSYGRDVIFMINSDDGKIEREIRLPFRNIMDPILSRDGTLIAFVGQRCDSLDIYIYSLIENDLSRITDDIFSDRYPNISSDNKFVLFSSNWNVDGDYERNDYNIFKIDLNTGERILVVDNEGSDLQADLSPDDSKIIYISNRTGIYNLYRLELDTGMDQRLTDVLCGIFYPRWFPDGERVAFVAYQNLGYDIFVKGIKDADKVHEDLARDTEYIKPSYTQSYLNMSDTVFDEYTPKISHDPLLGGFAATGGGMYGGFLRAGISDYMGDHRMIIAIDYVRYEDENNPNYDIAYYSLKNRWDFGLGLFRQSNPYGLITMGSVNDLIQGVYDDFRYMDYYGAYLLARYPFTRFFRFDIKASSSRYEVDYREVSFIEGDDVYSYNVRPDTYANLNQLSLSLGFDNVLWGFMVPLDGIRGKVEVEQSFNLTGQDKRFTSMDIDLRRYFLLKKRYVLALRGSGGRIFGRDREYFKYYIGGYNTLRGHPFFEYSGENVFLFSAEFRFTLIEGIKFGWPLFFRMGGIGGVLFADCGSAWDEHFRFINTETKEFDDFKADLGFGFRLMLYPIVILKLDYAWPYYYEYFGDKEIIFSLGFEY encoded by the coding sequence TTGAAAGGTGTTAAGATTTTTAAGGTATATGCATTGATATTTATCATGTTTTTCCCTTATTCAGATTTATATCCCTTTGGAAAGAACAAAGTAAATAGGGAGGTCTTTCGTTGGAATATCTTTAAGACAATCCATTTTGACATCTATTATCCCTATGAGATGGAGGGGCTTGTTGAGAGGGCTGCAAAATTTTGTGAAAATGGATATGTCCATCTTGCCAATAGCTTAAGGCATGAATTGACAGAAGTGATACCTATTATTATCTACCCATCACATATTGATTTTCAGGAGAATAATATAATCCCTCAGATAATTGGTGAGGGAACGGGCGGCTTTACTGAATTCATGAAGAACAGGGTGGTAGTTCCCTTTACTGGTTCATACCATGAATTTCGTCATGTGCTTATCCATGAACTTGTCCATGCTTTTCAATATAATATATTTCTTTATGATACTCATGGTAATGCATTACCTCAATTTGCCTTTAGAGGAGTTCCGCTATGGGTAATGGAGGGGATGGCAGAATATCTTTCAGTGGGATATGATGAGACCGCTGATATGGTTATGAGGGATATACTCTTTAATGAAAAATATGCCACCTTGATGGATCTTACAAATTTTCATATTGGAAGCCCGTACCTTCTATATAAGGAGGGGCAGGCATTCTTTTCTTTCTTAGAGGATAAATATGGAAAATATAGGATAGGCAATTTATTAAGAGATATCAGGGATATGTCTAATATTGAAAGGGCATTAAGGGTAATTACGGATAAATCTTTAGAAGAATTGAGTCTTGAATGGATCAGGTATTATAAGAAGAGGTACTTCCCGATTATTAAGGGTAAAAATTTTGATGAAGAGGAGGGGGAACAGCTAACCTTTCATGAGAAAACGAATTCGGTTTTTAATGTATGCCCTGCTGTATCTCCTGATGGGATGAAGATAGCCTATCTAACCAACAGGGATATCTACTCAAGCATTTCGATTATCGCCTTGGATAAGAAAAAAAAGAAAAGGGAGAGAAAGATCAGGTCTTTGGTTCTAGGGGGCAGGAGTTCTAGGTTTGAGGGAATGCATCTGCTTAATAACTATCTCTCTTGGAGCAGGGATGGGAAATATATAGTATTTGTCTCTCAATCCTATGGACGGGATGTAATATTTATGATTAATTCCGACGATGGTAAAATAGAGAGGGAGATAAGGCTTCCCTTCCGAAATATAATGGATCCTATCCTTTCAAGGGATGGAACCCTTATCGCTTTTGTGGGACAGCGCTGCGATTCATTGGACATCTATATCTATTCCTTAATAGAGAATGACTTATCAAGAATAACTGATGATATCTTCTCTGATAGATATCCGAATATATCCTCTGATAATAAATTTGTACTATTTTCCTCCAATTGGAATGTTGATGGGGATTATGAGAGGAATGACTATAACATCTTTAAAATAGATTTGAATACAGGTGAGAGGATTCTGGTTGTGGATAATGAGGGAAGCGATTTACAGGCTGATCTCTCACCAGACGATAGTAAGATCATATACATCTCAAATCGTACAGGTATATACAATCTATACCGGTTAGAACTGGATACAGGTATGGATCAGAGGCTTACAGATGTTCTGTGCGGCATTTTTTATCCGCGATGGTTCCCTGATGGGGAGAGGGTGGCCTTTGTCGCATATCAGAATCTTGGGTATGATATATTTGTAAAGGGAATTAAGGATGCTGATAAAGTCCATGAAGATTTAGCAAGGGATACCGAATATATTAAACCTAGCTATACTCAGTCATATCTTAATATGTCTGACACTGTATTTGATGAGTATACACCAAAAATAAGTCATGATCCATTATTGGGAGGTTTTGCGGCCACAGGAGGTGGTATGTATGGAGGTTTCCTGCGGGCTGGAATTTCTGATTATATGGGTGATCATAGGATGATTATTGCAATAGATTATGTCAGATATGAAGATGAGAATAATCCAAACTATGATATAGCCTATTATTCACTAAAAAATCGCTGGGATTTCGGATTAGGTCTATTTCGTCAGAGCAATCCCTATGGATTGATTACTATGGGTAGTGTTAATGATCTCATACAGGGGGTATACGATGATTTTCGCTATATGGATTATTATGGCGCCTATCTTTTAGCCAGGTATCCATTCACAAGATTCTTTAGGTTTGATATAAAGGCTTCATCCAGCAGATACGAGGTGGATTATAGGGAGGTATCTTTTATCGAAGGGGATGATGTATATTCATATAATGTGAGGCCTGATACATACGCAAATCTGAATCAATTGTCCCTTTCCCTAGGATTTGATAATGTGCTTTGGGGGTTTATGGTTCCCTTAGATGGAATTAGAGGTAAGGTTGAAGTTGAACAATCATTCAATTTGACAGGCCAGGATAAGAGATTTACCAGTATGGATATAGATTTAAGAAGGTATTTCCTCTTGAAAAAAAGGTATGTTTTAGCCCTACGGGGTAGTGGAGGGAGGATATTTGGAAGGGATAGGGAATATTTTAAATACTACATCGGAGGTTATAATACATTAAGGGGGCATCCATTTTTTGAATATAGTGGAGAGAATGTATTTCTCTTCAGCGCTGAATTTCGATTTACTCTTATTGAGGGTATTAAGTTTGGATGGCCCCTATTCTTCAGGATGGGTGGGATTGGGGGTGTTTTGTTTGCTGATTGTGGATCAGCTTGGGACGAGCATTTTAGATTTATAAATACTGAGACGAAGGAATTTGATGATTTTAAGGCAGACTTGGGTTTTGGATTTAGGCTAATGCTCTATCCTATAGTTATCCTGAAGCTTGATTATGCATGGCCTTATTATTATGAATACTTTGGAGATAAAGAAATTATTTTTAGTCTTGGATTCGAGTATTAG
- the hisB gene encoding imidazoleglycerol-phosphate dehydratase HisB, which yields MKKKSEIKRKTLETDIVLNLILNNVDKSIINTGMPFFDHMLGAMARHGRFFLDLNCKGDYEIDGHHSVEDIGICLGKAFKDAIGSGAGIKRFGDAIIPMDDALTMVAIDFSGRSYFSYIGPRLDGYINGYSEELTQEFLRSFATNAAMNIHVIVLYGENRHHIQESIFKALGVSLSKACSGDPLLGDSVPSTKGIIV from the coding sequence ATGAAAAAGAAATCTGAGATAAAGAGGAAGACACTTGAGACGGATATTGTATTGAATCTCATTTTGAATAATGTTGATAAATCGATTATCAATACTGGAATGCCCTTTTTCGATCACATGCTAGGTGCTATGGCAAGACATGGAAGATTTTTCCTTGACTTGAATTGTAAGGGAGACTATGAGATAGATGGCCATCATTCTGTTGAGGATATTGGGATTTGTCTTGGAAAGGCATTTAAGGATGCTATTGGATCAGGGGCAGGAATCAAGAGATTTGGTGATGCTATTATTCCAATGGATGATGCACTGACAATGGTTGCAATAGATTTTTCAGGGAGGTCTTATTTTTCATATATAGGACCAAGACTTGATGGATACATCAATGGTTATAGCGAGGAGTTGACTCAGGAGTTCTTGCGGTCCTTTGCTACTAATGCGGCAATGAATATTCATGTTATTGTCCTTTATGGAGAGAACAGGCATCACATTCAGGAATCCATATTTAAGGCTCTTGGGGTATCCTTGTCAAAGGCATGTTCAGGTGATCCACTCTTAGGGGATAGCGTGCCATCAACAAAGGGAATAATTGTATGA
- a CDS encoding Ig-like domain-containing protein, translating to MYKYKKNQLISVLLSLICFVCINCFEDIDNNPSYTFDPLESDTTPPAITSTFPEDEDESVPINEEIMVTFSEPIDIYTVEYINNFTVKGDGHYYSGDFSYNDDNTTITFTPSKNLNPYTTYWVTISTEVADPAGNKMEEEYNWSFTTAIVVDSD from the coding sequence ATGTATAAGTATAAAAAAAATCAATTAATTTCTGTTCTTTTATCACTAATCTGTTTTGTTTGTATCAATTGCTTTGAGGATATTGATAACAATCCATCTTACACCTTTGATCCACTAGAATCTGATACAACCCCACCGGCAATAACTTCAACCTTCCCTGAGGATGAAGATGAATCTGTTCCAATCAATGAAGAAATCATGGTTACATTTAGCGAACCCATTGATATTTATACTGTTGAGTATATAAATAATTTTACTGTTAAGGGAGATGGTCATTACTATAGTGGGGATTTTAGCTATAATGATGATAATACAACCATTACTTTTACACCATCAAAGAATCTAAATCCATACACCACCTATTGGGTCACTATTTCTACTGAAGTAGCAGACCCTGCAGGTAATAAAATGGAAGAAGAGTATAATTGGAGCTTTACTACAGCTATCGTAGTTGATTCTGATTAA